From Oryza brachyantha chromosome 9, ObraRS2, whole genome shotgun sequence, a single genomic window includes:
- the LOC102701938 gene encoding transcription factor bHLH30-like, with the protein MWEGGSHEAAAAAQLLPWFGTAAAFVQPAAGGYGCDVGVGGGGQGGVFGFGFEAVAPAAPAAATRQQCGGGAATAEGRSSGGGSGKAVVSGLLGSLQAELGRVSAREMMDAKALAASRSHSEAERRRRQSINGHLAKLRSLLPNTTKTDKASLLAEVIAHVKELKRQTSAIAAAGEAEDGDEDGVGRPAGQLLPTEADELAVDAAVDVEGRLVVRASLCCEDRPDLIPDIGRALAALRLRARRAEITTIGGRVRSVLLITADDQLGDDGDDVDEDGRRRHGMGNDEDDDDECAASHRRHECIATVQEALRGVMDRRSASSDTSSSGGSSIKRQRMNYAA; encoded by the exons ATGTGGGAAGGCGGGAGCcatgaggcggcggcggcggcgcagctgtTGCCGTGGTTCGGCACAGCGGCGGCATTTGTGCAGCCGGCCGCGGGGGGGTACGGGTGCGACGtcggggtcggcggcggcgggcagggAGGGGTGTTTGGGTTCGGGTTCGAGGCCGTTGCACCGgccgctccggcggcggccaccaggCAGCAGTGTGGTGGgggtgcggcgacggcggaggggCGATCGAGCGGCGGTGGGAGCGGGAAGGCGGTGGTGTCGGGGCTGCTCGGCAGCCTCCAGGCCGAGCTGGGGCGCGTGTCGGCGCGGGAGATGATGGACGCCAAGGCGCTGGCGGCGTCGCGGAGCCACAGCgaggctgagcggcggcgccggcagagCATCAACGGCCACCTCGCGAAGCTCCGCAGCCTCCTCCCCAACACCACCAAG ACGGACAAGGCGTCGCTGCTGGCGGAGGTGATCGCGCACGTGAAGGAGCTGAAGCGGCAGACGTCGGCgatcgcggcggcgggagaggcggaggacggcgacgaggacggggtgggccggccggcggggcAGCTGCTGCCGACGGAGGCGGACGAGCTGGCGGTGGACGCGGCGGTGGACGTGGAGGGGAGGCTCGTGGTGCGGGCGTCGCTGTGCTGCGAGGACCGCCCCGACCTCATCCCGGACATCGGCAGggcgctcgccgcgctccggCTGCGCGCGCGCAGGGCCGAGATCACCACGATCGGCGGCCGCGTCCGGAGCGTGCTCCTCATCACCGCCGACGACCAGctgggcgacgacggcgacgacgtcgacgaggaCGGGCGTCGCCGCCACGGCATGGGAAACgatgaggacgacgacgacgagtgcGCCGCCTCGCACCGGAGGCATGAGTGCATAGCCACTGTCCAGGAGGCGCTGCGCGGCGTCATGGACCGCAGGTCGGCGAGCAGCGACACGTCCTCGTCCGGCGGGAGCAGCATCAAGAGGCAGCGCATGAACTACGCAGCGTAA